A single Cellulomonas sp. SLBN-39 DNA region contains:
- a CDS encoding DUF5719 family protein yields MSSRRARRARERALQTVSGVALLAAVAASLAVGGRLGVAPVRAGEPAQVAVPPSASTLVCPGPLVLPGGSGRGDAGFDPVPVPPQARVEVLSVAGPGAGDVAVTGLDAASVVTSLPAGGGSTGLDAADTTTAVRAAPAQDAPLVAAAAAVRVTDGDLRGSAAVSCTAPGVEQWLVGGSTTPGATTSLLLVNAGLTAAQVEVRVLGAAGPVDLASDLVVVAPGDRSVVDLTGAAPGQPALVVHVASTGGQVAAYLQDARLDGFTPAGVELVGASAAPATRQRVPGVSAGPDEADSAVLRLLATERSTTATVTVLGEEGPVDVPGLDRVPLTAGTVVDVPLTGLPEGERTVVVDAGAPVVAAAESARTGEPGELDDAPRVERAWSPSTPGADGVVALPAGMRARLVVGAVAAGDAAGEGVGTALLRVLDAQGEALLESTVSVDAGTTGAWDLSALSDEDLSDLAAGVQLVDAVGAELAWSVLVQREQADGTLVSVLVPVPAPAQEPTVAVVEDPRVALRG; encoded by the coding sequence ATGAGCTCGCGCCGCGCACGCAGGGCCCGCGAGCGCGCCCTGCAGACCGTCTCGGGCGTCGCCCTGCTCGCCGCCGTCGCGGCGTCGCTCGCCGTCGGCGGACGGCTCGGGGTCGCCCCCGTGCGGGCGGGCGAGCCGGCGCAGGTCGCGGTCCCGCCCTCGGCGTCGACGCTGGTCTGCCCGGGCCCGCTGGTGCTGCCGGGCGGCTCCGGCCGCGGCGACGCGGGCTTCGACCCGGTGCCCGTCCCGCCGCAGGCCCGCGTCGAGGTGCTGTCCGTGGCGGGCCCCGGCGCCGGCGACGTCGCGGTGACCGGTCTGGACGCGGCCTCGGTCGTGACCTCCCTGCCCGCCGGCGGCGGGTCCACCGGGCTCGACGCGGCCGACACCACCACCGCCGTGCGCGCGGCCCCGGCGCAGGACGCGCCTCTCGTGGCGGCGGCCGCCGCGGTCCGCGTCACGGACGGCGACCTGCGCGGCAGCGCGGCCGTGTCGTGCACGGCTCCCGGCGTCGAGCAGTGGCTCGTCGGGGGGTCGACCACGCCGGGGGCGACGACGTCGCTGCTGCTGGTGAACGCCGGGCTGACGGCGGCCCAGGTCGAGGTCCGCGTGCTCGGTGCGGCCGGTCCCGTGGACCTGGCCTCCGACCTGGTCGTCGTGGCGCCCGGCGACCGGTCCGTGGTCGACCTCACGGGTGCGGCGCCCGGTCAGCCGGCGCTCGTCGTGCACGTCGCCTCCACCGGCGGCCAGGTCGCGGCGTACCTGCAGGACGCCCGCCTCGACGGCTTCACCCCCGCCGGGGTCGAGCTCGTCGGCGCCTCGGCGGCGCCCGCGACGCGGCAACGGGTGCCGGGCGTCTCGGCCGGGCCCGACGAGGCGGACTCCGCCGTGCTGCGGCTGCTCGCGACCGAGCGCAGCACGACCGCCACGGTCACCGTCCTCGGCGAGGAAGGTCCCGTGGACGTCCCCGGTCTCGACCGGGTGCCCCTCACGGCCGGCACGGTCGTCGACGTGCCCCTCACCGGGCTGCCGGAGGGCGAGCGCACGGTCGTGGTCGACGCGGGTGCCCCCGTCGTCGCGGCGGCCGAGTCGGCGCGCACGGGCGAGCCCGGCGAGCTCGACGACGCCCCCCGGGTCGAGCGGGCGTGGTCCCCGTCGACGCCCGGCGCCGACGGGGTCGTGGCGCTGCCGGCGGGGATGCGGGCGCGGCTCGTCGTCGGGGCGGTCGCCGCCGGCGACGCGGCCGGCGAGGGGGTGGGCACCGCGCTGCTGCGGGTGCTCGACGCCCAGGGCGAGGCGCTCCTCGAGAGCACCGTCAGCGTGGACGCCGGGACCACGGGCGCGTGGGACCTGTCGGCGCTGTCCGACGAGGACCTGTCCGACCTCGCGGCGGGGGTGCAGCTCGTCGACGCCGTCGGGGCCGAGCTCGCGTGGTCGGTCCTCGTGCAGCGCGAGCAGGCCGACGGGACGCTGGTCTCCGTGCTGGTGCCGGTGCCGGCGCCCGCGCAGGAGCCGACGGTCGCGGTCGTCGAGGACCCGCGGGTGGCGCTGCGGGGCTGA
- a CDS encoding DUF3499 domain-containing protein — protein sequence MRSVRQCSRTACPHAAVATLTYVYADSTAVLGPLAQLAEPHSYDLCVAHAERLTAPRGWEIVRLTPDLQAPEPSRDDLLALADAVREAGRRRAPEPVGPLESVPPPAAPEDGRRRGHLRVVHGDGAP from the coding sequence GTGAGATCCGTCCGCCAGTGCTCGCGCACCGCGTGCCCGCACGCCGCGGTGGCCACGCTCACCTACGTGTACGCGGACTCCACGGCGGTGCTCGGGCCCCTGGCGCAGCTGGCCGAGCCCCACTCGTACGACCTGTGCGTCGCGCACGCCGAGCGGCTGACGGCCCCGCGGGGCTGGGAGATCGTCCGGCTGACGCCGGACCTGCAGGCCCCCGAGCCGAGCCGTGACGACCTGCTGGCCCTGGCCGACGCGGTCCGTGAGGCGGGCCGGCGTCGTGCTCCGGAGCCGGTCGGGCCGCTGGAGTCCGTGCCCCCGCCCGCGGCTCCCGAGGACGGTCGCCGTCGCGGGCACCTGCGCGTGGTGCACGGGGACGGCGCGCCGTGA
- a CDS encoding glycosyltransferase translates to MTDTLSPVDLPTTASVPVTTPVTAVVVTRGRTGYLATTLRALAAQVRRPTRVLVVDVGASDGRAVGPVLDAAFAQLSAPVPRLTSVGVPRAATFGEAVTAGLDVLERTLGGAPSPWLWLLHDDSAPAPDALAHLVRTVGHAPSVAVAGCKQRTWTSPERLLEVGLRTTRSGRRSTDVEPGELDQGQHDGRSDVLGVGLAGALVRRDVWDALGGTDPALGPFGDGLDLSRRARLAGHRVVVVPAAVVRHAQAAYHGLRPARGDGGELAAREVDLDGDGEPDGADPTRSFLPRRTSLLHQRLVHAAPALLPLVVLLVPTVAVVRALGQVAAKRPGLAVAELRAALTVLLRPGAVVRARGRARTTRVLARRTLHPLQATWRDVWVQARDRRLARLEARRVVRALSELELRELAALATRRRATLGLVLIVLVVVTVVALGRLLGPLLAGGALTGPALARATTPLADVWAAATSGWVAAGLGDRGPADPLALLLVPLAALSESGAGTALGLLVLAAVPLAGYSAWTASGAATRSTVLRAWAAVAWAAAPALLLAVGQTRVGAVLVHVALPWVALGLARAVGVQRVDRVLSGVATAVRAGPRAAEDDGRTPVVGTTPARGTPSVPHPRTAAPAEEDGAADDRFVGAAAPTGSVAAAAGAALALAVVLAGAPALLPAVLTVVLAVAATAPRGRLRVLLVPVPSLVLLAPLLAEVARRGTDGLALLLADPGAPALAAPAAGWQRVLGLPADATGLVPQLPGTAALVVVAAPGAVLVLLAVLALLRGAPVSRAVRLCWWAAAAGLATAAVVAAVTAVPTAEGTGPAWTGAALSLATLGLLAAGLLGADRLRERLAAQTFGWRQPAAVLVAVLAAVVVLTPLVGWTAGVRGGGSPGVVSGPVVPAVGQQGAQSAAASRVLALTVRTDGTLAWQLLRADGTQMVDQSAAVRTRQLVEDDAADPATAEVHTLVARLSTSTAPDAAAGLAALAVGDVLVPAATDPAADAARTRLVAVLDATPGLERVTHDAAGTLWRVAGADGDVVTSWARTVPEDASDAAADDPALLAGEAAPVDADRRTVRTTVEDGDGRRVLVLAERSGDGWHAWLDGRPLAPTTVGWRQAFVLGADGGRLVVRHDAPGRTPWLSALGATVVLTGLLAVPLRRRRGVRT, encoded by the coding sequence TCGATGTCGGGGCGTCCGACGGCCGTGCCGTCGGGCCGGTGCTGGACGCCGCGTTCGCCCAGCTCTCCGCGCCCGTGCCCCGCCTGACGAGCGTCGGCGTGCCCCGGGCCGCGACCTTCGGCGAGGCCGTGACCGCCGGTCTCGACGTCCTCGAGCGCACGCTCGGCGGCGCACCGTCGCCGTGGCTGTGGCTCCTGCACGACGACAGCGCACCCGCCCCCGACGCCCTCGCGCACCTCGTGCGCACCGTCGGCCACGCCCCGTCCGTCGCCGTCGCCGGCTGCAAGCAGCGCACCTGGACCTCGCCCGAACGGTTGCTCGAGGTCGGGCTGCGCACCACCCGCTCCGGACGGCGCAGCACCGACGTCGAGCCCGGCGAGCTCGACCAGGGTCAGCACGACGGCCGGTCCGACGTGCTGGGCGTCGGCCTCGCCGGCGCCCTGGTCCGCCGCGACGTCTGGGACGCCCTCGGCGGCACCGACCCCGCCCTCGGCCCCTTCGGCGACGGCCTCGACCTCTCCCGCCGTGCCCGCCTGGCCGGGCACCGCGTCGTCGTCGTGCCCGCGGCCGTCGTCCGGCACGCGCAGGCGGCGTACCACGGCCTGCGGCCCGCCCGCGGGGACGGTGGCGAGCTCGCAGCCCGCGAGGTCGACCTCGACGGCGACGGCGAGCCCGACGGCGCCGACCCCACCCGCTCCTTCCTGCCGCGCCGCACCTCGCTCCTGCACCAGCGTCTCGTGCACGCCGCCCCCGCGCTGCTTCCGCTCGTCGTCCTGCTCGTGCCGACGGTCGCGGTGGTGCGTGCGCTCGGGCAGGTCGCCGCCAAGCGTCCCGGCCTGGCCGTCGCCGAGCTGCGGGCCGCCCTCACCGTGCTGCTGCGCCCCGGCGCGGTCGTGCGCGCCCGCGGCCGGGCCCGGACGACCCGCGTGCTCGCCCGGCGCACCCTGCACCCGCTGCAGGCGACGTGGCGCGACGTGTGGGTGCAGGCCCGCGACCGGCGGCTGGCACGCCTCGAGGCGCGCCGCGTCGTCCGTGCCCTCAGCGAGCTCGAGCTGCGCGAGCTCGCCGCCCTCGCCACCCGCCGTCGCGCCACCCTCGGCCTCGTGCTCATCGTGCTGGTCGTCGTCACGGTCGTCGCCCTCGGGCGCCTGCTCGGCCCTCTCCTGGCCGGCGGGGCCCTCACCGGACCCGCCCTCGCCCGGGCCACCACGCCGCTCGCGGACGTGTGGGCCGCCGCGACGTCGGGCTGGGTCGCCGCCGGGCTGGGCGACCGCGGCCCCGCCGACCCCCTCGCCCTGCTCCTCGTCCCCCTCGCCGCCCTCTCCGAGAGCGGCGCCGGCACCGCCCTCGGGCTCCTCGTCCTCGCCGCCGTGCCGCTCGCCGGGTACTCCGCGTGGACGGCGTCCGGCGCCGCGACGCGCTCGACCGTGCTGCGGGCGTGGGCCGCCGTCGCATGGGCCGCCGCGCCGGCCCTGCTCCTCGCCGTGGGGCAGACCCGCGTCGGCGCCGTGCTCGTGCACGTCGCCCTGCCCTGGGTCGCGCTGGGCCTGGCCCGTGCCGTCGGCGTGCAGCGCGTCGACCGGGTGCTGTCCGGTGTGGCCACGGCGGTACGGGCCGGCCCCCGCGCCGCCGAGGACGACGGACGCACCCCCGTGGTCGGCACGACGCCCGCCCGCGGCACCCCGTCCGTCCCGCACCCGCGCACGGCAGCCCCTGCCGAGGAGGACGGAGCGGCCGACGACCGCTTCGTCGGCGCCGCCGCCCCGACGGGGTCCGTCGCCGCCGCTGCGGGCGCCGCTCTCGCGCTCGCGGTCGTCCTCGCCGGCGCACCCGCGCTGCTGCCCGCCGTGCTCACGGTCGTCCTCGCGGTCGCGGCGACCGCGCCGCGCGGCCGCCTGCGGGTGCTGCTCGTGCCGGTGCCGTCGCTCGTGCTGCTCGCCCCGCTCCTGGCCGAGGTCGCGCGCCGCGGCACCGACGGGCTCGCCCTGCTGCTCGCCGACCCCGGAGCGCCCGCCCTGGCCGCGCCGGCGGCCGGCTGGCAGCGGGTCCTGGGCCTGCCCGCGGACGCGACGGGCCTGGTGCCGCAGCTGCCCGGCACCGCCGCCCTCGTGGTCGTCGCGGCGCCGGGCGCGGTGCTGGTCCTGCTCGCGGTCCTCGCGCTGCTGCGGGGCGCGCCCGTGTCCCGCGCCGTCCGCCTCTGCTGGTGGGCCGCCGCCGCGGGCCTGGCCACGGCCGCCGTCGTCGCCGCCGTGACCGCGGTGCCGACGGCCGAGGGCACCGGCCCCGCCTGGACGGGCGCCGCGCTCTCGCTCGCCACCCTCGGGCTGCTCGCCGCCGGCCTGCTCGGCGCCGACCGCCTGCGCGAGCGCCTCGCCGCGCAGACGTTCGGCTGGCGGCAGCCGGCGGCCGTGCTCGTCGCGGTGCTCGCCGCCGTCGTCGTGCTCACGCCGCTGGTCGGCTGGACGGCTGGAGTGCGCGGCGGGGGGTCGCCGGGCGTCGTCTCGGGCCCGGTGGTCCCCGCCGTCGGGCAGCAGGGCGCTCAGTCGGCGGCCGCGTCGCGGGTGCTCGCCCTGACGGTACGGACCGACGGCACGCTCGCCTGGCAGCTGCTGCGCGCCGACGGCACGCAGATGGTCGACCAGTCCGCGGCGGTGCGGACCCGCCAGCTCGTCGAGGACGACGCCGCGGACCCCGCGACCGCCGAGGTGCACACCCTCGTGGCGCGGCTCTCCACCAGCACCGCGCCGGACGCGGCCGCTGGGCTCGCGGCCCTCGCCGTCGGCGACGTGCTCGTGCCCGCGGCGACCGACCCGGCCGCGGACGCCGCGCGCACCCGCCTCGTCGCTGTGCTCGACGCCACGCCGGGGCTCGAGCGTGTCACCCACGACGCCGCGGGCACCCTGTGGCGCGTCGCGGGGGCGGACGGCGACGTCGTCACCTCCTGGGCCCGTACGGTGCCCGAGGACGCGTCCGACGCCGCCGCGGACGACCCCGCCCTGCTGGCGGGCGAGGCCGCCCCGGTCGACGCCGACCGACGGACCGTGCGCACCACCGTCGAGGACGGCGACGGACGCCGCGTCCTCGTCCTCGCGGAGCGGTCCGGCGACGGCTGGCACGCGTGGCTGGACGGGCGCCCCCTCGCCCCGACCACGGTCGGCTGGCGGCAGGCGTTCGTCCTCGGCGCCGACGGCGGACGGCTCGTGGTCCGCCACGACGCCCCCGGCCGCACGCCGTGGCTGAGCGCCCTCGGCGCCACCGTCGTCCTGACGGGGCTGCTCGCCGTACCGCTGCGCCGCCGGCGGGGGGTGCGCACATGA
- a CDS encoding glycosyltransferase family 2 protein: protein MSATSPAPSPSSPAPAPEAVPADATARAASRSAATRVRVVCVVFHPGSELDRFVRTLATATADPVELVIVDNGTDQTVASRVADAAGASLVVPGRNLGYGAAANLGCQGASTPYLVVANSDIEWTPGSLDRLLAAGDEQPTAGALGPMLLNTDGSVYPSARALPSLAAGAGHAIFAKPWPNNPWTRTYQARHETMGGYLRAAGWLSGACLVLRRTAFEQIGGFDESYFMFFEDVDLGERLGRAGWENVYVPDVHVTHVGGTSWRQRPAPMIRAHHASARQYLGRRYGRWYQAPVRLAVNLGLRVRERVQMRATERA from the coding sequence ATGAGTGCGACGAGCCCGGCGCCGAGCCCCTCCTCCCCCGCCCCCGCGCCGGAGGCGGTCCCTGCCGACGCCACCGCCCGGGCGGCGTCCCGATCTGCGGCGACGCGCGTGCGTGTCGTGTGCGTCGTCTTCCACCCGGGCAGCGAGCTCGACCGCTTCGTGCGGACCCTCGCCACCGCGACCGCCGACCCGGTCGAGCTCGTGATCGTCGACAACGGGACCGACCAGACCGTCGCCTCCCGCGTCGCGGACGCGGCGGGCGCCTCCCTCGTCGTCCCGGGGCGCAACCTGGGCTACGGCGCCGCCGCGAACCTCGGCTGCCAGGGCGCGAGCACCCCCTACCTCGTGGTCGCCAACTCCGACATCGAGTGGACCCCGGGCTCGCTGGACCGCCTGCTCGCGGCGGGCGACGAGCAGCCGACGGCCGGTGCGCTCGGTCCGATGCTGCTGAACACCGACGGCAGCGTGTACCCCTCGGCGCGGGCCCTGCCGTCGCTCGCGGCCGGCGCGGGCCACGCGATCTTCGCCAAGCCGTGGCCCAACAACCCGTGGACGCGCACCTACCAGGCCCGGCACGAGACGATGGGCGGCTACCTGCGCGCCGCCGGCTGGCTCTCGGGCGCCTGCCTGGTGCTGCGCCGGACCGCGTTCGAGCAGATCGGCGGCTTCGACGAGAGCTACTTCATGTTCTTCGAGGACGTGGACCTCGGCGAGCGCCTCGGCCGCGCCGGCTGGGAGAACGTCTACGTGCCCGACGTGCACGTGACCCACGTGGGCGGCACGTCGTGGCGTCAGCGACCGGCGCCGATGATCCGCGCGCACCACGCGTCGGCCCGCCAGTACCTGGGCCGGCGGTACGGGCGCTGGTACCAGGCACCCGTGCGGCTCGCGGTGAACCTCGGGCTGCGGGTGCGCGAGCGCGTGCAGATGCGCGCGACCGAGCGCGCCTGA
- a CDS encoding phosphomannomutase/phosphoglucomutase, which produces MPAPVDLSALIKAYDVRGTYPDQLDARVARAIGAAFADVVVLPEAAGTPTVVVGNDMRPSGPELVGAFAEGLTARGVDVVLIGLCSTDGLYHASGARGVPGAMFTASHNPAQYNGIKLCRAGARPVGQDSGLTQVRELAGRYLAEEVPVVDVPGTVREEEMLTEYATFLRSLVDLSGGRPLKVVVDAGNGMGGHTVPAVLGTGAGLPELPLDVVPLYFELDGTFPNHEANPLEPANLVDLQAAVVEHGADLGLAFDGDADRCFVVDENGDAVSPSAITALVGLREVAREVAAGRTPTVIHNLITSQVVPDLLGAAGARTVRTRVGHSFIKAQMAEHDAVFGGEHSAHYYFRDFFFADTGMLAAMHVLAALGSQPHPLSALADQYQPYAASGEINSRVVDVAAARARVVEAYVTQQGAGPVEVDELDGLTVSHWSGHPQWWFNLRASNTEPLLRLNVEAADEDIMEKVRDDVLGLVRQEEGA; this is translated from the coding sequence GTGCCCGCACCTGTCGACCTGTCCGCGCTCATCAAGGCCTACGACGTGCGTGGCACGTACCCCGACCAGCTCGACGCCCGGGTGGCGCGCGCCATCGGCGCGGCCTTCGCCGACGTCGTGGTGCTGCCGGAGGCCGCGGGCACCCCGACCGTGGTGGTCGGCAACGACATGCGCCCCTCCGGGCCCGAGCTCGTCGGCGCCTTCGCCGAGGGCCTGACCGCCCGCGGCGTCGACGTCGTCCTCATCGGGCTGTGCTCGACGGACGGTCTCTACCACGCGTCGGGCGCCCGCGGGGTCCCGGGGGCGATGTTCACGGCCAGCCACAACCCGGCGCAGTACAACGGCATCAAGCTCTGCCGCGCCGGCGCCCGGCCCGTGGGGCAGGACAGCGGCCTCACGCAGGTCCGCGAGCTCGCGGGCCGCTACCTCGCGGAGGAGGTGCCGGTCGTCGACGTGCCGGGCACGGTCCGCGAGGAGGAGATGCTGACGGAGTACGCGACGTTCCTGCGCTCGCTGGTCGACCTGTCCGGGGGGCGGCCGCTGAAGGTCGTCGTCGACGCGGGCAACGGCATGGGCGGGCACACGGTCCCGGCGGTGCTGGGCACCGGCGCCGGCCTGCCGGAGCTGCCGCTGGACGTCGTGCCGCTGTACTTCGAGCTGGACGGGACCTTCCCCAACCACGAGGCGAACCCGCTGGAGCCCGCCAACCTGGTGGACCTGCAGGCCGCCGTCGTCGAGCACGGCGCGGACCTGGGCCTGGCCTTCGACGGCGACGCGGACCGCTGCTTCGTCGTCGACGAGAACGGCGACGCGGTGAGCCCGTCCGCGATCACCGCGCTGGTCGGTCTGCGCGAGGTCGCCCGCGAGGTCGCCGCGGGACGCACCCCGACGGTGATCCACAACCTCATCACGTCCCAGGTGGTGCCCGACCTGCTGGGCGCCGCGGGCGCGCGCACGGTGCGCACGCGCGTGGGGCACTCGTTCATCAAGGCGCAGATGGCCGAGCACGACGCCGTCTTCGGCGGCGAGCACAGCGCGCACTACTACTTCCGCGACTTCTTCTTCGCCGACACCGGCATGCTCGCGGCCATGCACGTGCTGGCCGCGCTCGGGTCGCAGCCGCACCCGCTGTCGGCGCTGGCCGACCAGTACCAGCCGTACGCGGCGAGCGGCGAGATCAACTCCCGGGTCGTGGACGTGGCCGCGGCGCGGGCCCGCGTCGTCGAGGCCTACGTGACGCAGCAGGGCGCCGGCCCGGTCGAGGTCGACGAGCTCGACGGCCTGACGGTCTCGCACTGGTCGGGCCACCCGCAGTGGTGGTTCAACCTGCGCGCGTCGAACACCGAGCCGCTGCTGCGCCTGAACGTGGAGGCGGCCGACGAGGACATCATGGAGAAGGTCCGCGACGACGTCCTGGGCCTGGTGCGGCAGGAGGAGGGCGCATGA
- a CDS encoding metallopeptidase family protein yields the protein MSSTPRRPGPSDRGSVARRASPPPGAALAGGHAVRRRDRRGRGPRGPLLPMSTPGYRTRAERFDDLVLDAVEELEQRWSDQLAGTEFAVEDVPPSNPAPWERGGVPLGRCFPADAGLPHRVVVYRRPVEQRAADPADLADLVRDVVVEQVAHLLGRSPDDVDPGYGEDH from the coding sequence GTGAGCTCAACGCCCCGCCGCCCCGGCCCGTCGGACCGCGGGTCCGTCGCGCGCCGCGCGTCCCCGCCGCCCGGTGCGGCGCTCGCGGGCGGGCACGCCGTCCGGCGTCGTGACCGTCGTGGGCGGGGCCCCCGGGGCCCGCTGCTGCCGATGTCGACGCCGGGCTACCGCACGCGCGCCGAGCGGTTCGACGACCTCGTGCTCGACGCCGTCGAGGAGCTCGAGCAGCGGTGGTCCGACCAGCTGGCCGGCACCGAGTTCGCCGTCGAGGACGTCCCGCCGTCGAACCCGGCGCCGTGGGAGCGCGGCGGCGTCCCGCTCGGCCGCTGCTTCCCCGCCGACGCCGGGCTGCCGCACCGGGTCGTGGTCTACCGCCGCCCGGTGGAGCAGCGGGCCGCGGACCCGGCGGACCTCGCCGACCTCGTCCGCGACGTCGTCGTCGAGCAGGTCGCGCACCTGCTCGGAAGATCCCCCGACGACGTGGACCCGGGCTACGGCGAGGACCACTAG
- a CDS encoding glycine betaine ABC transporter substrate-binding protein translates to MTRERLRTTLATATALTLGLAACSGGDAEAERLENGDLPTVSIGIHSGWDEGIAVSHLFAAVLEDAGYEVETQEADPGIVYTGLASGDYDVNFDMWLPATHADYLEEYGDDLEQLGVWYDDATLTVAVNEDAPITSLDELAENADAFGGRIIGIEAGAGLTRIVQEEAVPEYGLEDMELVVSSTPAMLAELDAATSAGEDVVVTLWRPHWAYDAYPIRDLEDPAGVMGDAEEIHSVGRTGFTEDYPSLSAMVAAFTLTDEQLFSLENLMFNEDGGTDPGASARAWLEENPEVVDELEQAAGR, encoded by the coding sequence ATGACCCGCGAACGCCTGCGCACCACCCTCGCCACCGCGACGGCCCTCACCCTCGGGCTGGCCGCCTGCTCCGGCGGCGACGCCGAGGCCGAACGCCTCGAGAACGGCGACCTGCCGACCGTCTCGATCGGCATCCACTCCGGCTGGGACGAGGGCATCGCCGTCTCGCACCTGTTCGCCGCGGTCCTCGAGGACGCCGGCTACGAGGTCGAGACCCAGGAGGCCGACCCGGGCATCGTCTACACCGGTCTGGCCTCGGGCGACTACGACGTGAACTTCGACATGTGGCTGCCCGCGACGCACGCGGACTACCTCGAGGAGTACGGCGACGACCTCGAGCAGCTCGGCGTCTGGTACGACGACGCCACGCTGACCGTCGCGGTGAACGAGGACGCACCGATCACGTCGCTGGACGAGCTCGCCGAGAACGCGGACGCGTTCGGCGGTCGGATCATCGGCATCGAGGCGGGTGCCGGCCTGACGCGCATCGTCCAGGAGGAGGCCGTGCCGGAGTACGGGCTGGAGGACATGGAGCTCGTGGTCTCGTCCACGCCCGCCATGCTGGCCGAGCTCGACGCCGCCACCTCGGCCGGCGAGGACGTCGTGGTGACGCTGTGGCGCCCGCACTGGGCCTACGACGCGTACCCGATCCGCGACCTCGAGGACCCCGCGGGCGTCATGGGTGACGCGGAGGAGATCCACTCGGTCGGGCGCACCGGCTTCACGGAGGACTACCCGTCGCTGTCCGCGATGGTCGCGGCCTTCACGCTGACCGACGAGCAGCTCTTCTCCCTCGAGAACCTCATGTTCAACGAGGACGGCGGCACCGACCCGGGCGCGTCCGCGCGGGCCTGGCTCGAGGAGAACCCGGAGGTCGTCGACGAGCTGGAGCAGGCCGCCGGCAGGTGA
- a CDS encoding Trm112 family protein — MSDEATAVRLDPWARALLRCPVTGSELVDGTDADGAPVLIGTDGTRRLAYPVRDGIPVLLVDEARAL, encoded by the coding sequence ATGAGCGACGAGGCGACGGCCGTGCGGCTCGACCCGTGGGCGCGGGCGCTGCTGCGCTGCCCGGTCACGGGCTCGGAGCTGGTGGACGGCACGGACGCGGACGGGGCACCGGTGCTGATCGGCACCGACGGCACGCGCCGGCTGGCGTACCCGGTGCGCGACGGCATCCCGGTGCTGCTCGTCGACGAGGCGCGCGCGCTCTGA